A part of Terriglobus roseus genomic DNA contains:
- a CDS encoding sodium:solute symporter family protein, with the protein MPFAHPVMATLLASQLTNLSGIDIVILALYFVMVLFIGFYVKGGTNTSEEFFLAGREMTAWIAGLSFVSANLGSLELMGWAGSAYQYGILATHWYWIGAIPAMLFLGIVMMPFYYISKTHSVPGYLQLRFGEGARGLAAISFGLMTILMSGVNMYAMAVVMQTVLGWNITFSIWIGAITVAIYVMLGGLRSAIINEVLQFVLIWAGAALIPILGLIEAGGWTNLKAQIAHNVGSNDYTHLWSTLGTFKGNPMGIHWTGIVFGLGAIVSFGYWTTDFLVVQRVLSAKDLRAAKMAPVIGAAFKMAVPLIVIVPGLLALAVLKNPDGSLMHLVPGDVARATGQHAYDEVLPLMLIRYCGPGLLGLGITALVAGFMSGMAGNVSAFSTVWTYDIYGAYIKKDAPDKHYVSMGRWSTVIGMLVSIGTAYLVARAGSIMDYVQALFSFFISPLFGTVILGMLWKRATKAGGFWGLLAGTVSSIAMFTYVELGGKAALAHIALSPDAQPMAENMYRALWSWIICVVVTVVVSLMTTPKPDSELDGLVYGATVIPHDGARTLFQKPIFWAGVVSVVFIGLNILFW; encoded by the coding sequence ATGCCCTTTGCTCACCCTGTGATGGCAACGCTGCTTGCGTCACAGCTAACGAATCTTTCCGGGATCGATATTGTGATCCTCGCGCTGTACTTCGTCATGGTGCTGTTCATCGGCTTCTATGTGAAGGGCGGCACTAATACGAGCGAAGAGTTCTTTCTCGCTGGCCGTGAGATGACTGCATGGATCGCCGGACTCAGTTTTGTTTCGGCGAATCTGGGGTCTTTGGAGTTGATGGGGTGGGCGGGGTCTGCCTATCAGTACGGCATCCTGGCGACGCACTGGTATTGGATCGGCGCCATCCCTGCCATGCTGTTCCTCGGCATCGTGATGATGCCGTTCTACTACATCTCCAAGACACACTCGGTGCCGGGGTACCTGCAGCTGCGGTTTGGTGAGGGCGCGCGTGGATTGGCGGCCATCAGCTTCGGCCTTATGACCATCCTGATGAGTGGCGTGAACATGTACGCCATGGCTGTGGTCATGCAGACGGTGCTTGGATGGAACATCACCTTCTCCATCTGGATTGGCGCGATTACCGTAGCGATCTACGTGATGTTGGGTGGACTACGCTCGGCCATCATCAACGAGGTACTGCAGTTCGTCCTGATCTGGGCAGGTGCTGCGCTCATTCCTATCCTTGGGCTCATCGAGGCGGGCGGCTGGACCAACCTGAAGGCACAGATTGCCCATAATGTGGGTAGCAATGACTACACGCATCTGTGGTCTACGTTGGGTACCTTCAAGGGCAACCCGATGGGCATTCATTGGACGGGGATCGTGTTCGGGCTGGGTGCCATTGTGTCCTTCGGATACTGGACGACTGACTTCCTGGTCGTGCAGCGTGTACTGAGCGCCAAGGATCTGCGTGCAGCCAAGATGGCGCCGGTGATTGGTGCGGCGTTCAAGATGGCGGTGCCCCTTATCGTGATCGTGCCGGGTTTGTTGGCACTGGCAGTGCTCAAGAACCCGGATGGGTCGCTGATGCATCTGGTGCCGGGTGATGTGGCTCGCGCGACGGGGCAGCATGCGTATGACGAGGTGTTGCCGCTGATGCTGATCCGCTATTGCGGGCCGGGTTTGCTGGGGCTTGGTATTACGGCTCTGGTTGCTGGGTTCATGAGCGGTATGGCGGGCAATGTGTCGGCGTTCTCCACGGTGTGGACCTATGACATCTACGGTGCGTACATCAAGAAGGATGCTCCGGATAAGCACTATGTGTCGATGGGCCGTTGGTCGACTGTGATCGGTATGCTGGTGTCGATTGGCACGGCTTACCTTGTGGCTCGCGCGGGATCGATCATGGATTACGTACAGGCACTGTTCTCCTTCTTCATCTCACCTCTGTTCGGCACGGTGATTCTGGGCATGCTGTGGAAGCGGGCTACGAAGGCGGGCGGGTTCTGGGGCCTGCTGGCGGGAACCGTCAGCTCCATTGCGATGTTCACCTATGTGGAACTCGGTGGAAAGGCTGCGTTGGCGCACATCGCGCTGTCACCTGATGCGCAACCGATGGCTGAGAACATGTATCGCGCACTGTGGAGCTGGATTATCTGCGTGGTTGTGACCGTTGTCGTGAGCCTGATGACAACGCCGAAGCCGGATTCCGAGTTGGATGGTCTGGTTTATGGCGCTACGGTGATTCCACATGATGGTGCTCGCACACTCTTCCAGAAGCCGATCTTCTGGGCGGGCGTTGTGTCGGTTGTATTTATTGGCCTGAACATTCTCTTCTGGTAA
- a CDS encoding acido-empty-quinoprotein group A — MKHLFKSVRVLSLVAVCALGASAQSVDSNMLKNPPKDSWPGFHGDYSGRRHSALTQINTGNVQNMTPAWTFQTGQTQPIKATPILVDGILYFTMPDNIWAIDARTGHTIWHFTAPPNKAFHIGQRGVSILKDKLYYMSSDAHAMALDAKTGKVLWDVVVADSNKGQWSTMSPLIIGNHVIVGASGDFDNLQGFIRSLDPDTGATQWNWVATDPVGTKGKTTGGNVWMTGTYDPDLHLMYWGTGNPTPVLNGKPRPGDNLYTCSIVALDPDTGTLKWAFQPSPHDTHDWDAVEIPVLADVDFKGQKRKVLMQASRNGYFFVIDRTNGKSLVTTTFGPVNWSKGVDERGEPIPDPEKEPTPDGRLIAPDEGGMTNFRSPSFDPKTGLFIVSASPSYSVYFSKPADGAYGWAGADYGVWSKGVLEAIDYRTGKIRWSHELGRRAGSGVMTTDGGLTFSGDADGNFLGLDTATGKTLWHSGTGGNISSTPISYELDGKQVVLMSSGGVMYAWMLPGSPAAKATSTKKAAK, encoded by the coding sequence GTGAAGCATTTGTTTAAGAGCGTTCGAGTCCTATCGCTGGTTGCGGTGTGTGCGCTGGGAGCATCCGCGCAATCTGTTGATTCCAACATGTTGAAGAATCCGCCGAAGGACAGTTGGCCTGGCTTTCACGGAGATTACAGCGGTCGTCGTCATAGCGCGTTAACGCAGATCAACACCGGCAACGTACAAAACATGACGCCGGCTTGGACCTTTCAGACCGGTCAGACCCAGCCCATCAAGGCGACGCCGATTCTCGTTGACGGCATTCTCTACTTCACGATGCCTGACAACATCTGGGCCATTGATGCGCGCACTGGCCATACCATTTGGCACTTCACTGCACCGCCGAACAAGGCTTTTCATATTGGCCAGCGCGGCGTCAGCATCTTGAAGGACAAGCTTTACTACATGTCCAGCGACGCACACGCAATGGCGCTCGATGCGAAGACGGGCAAAGTGTTGTGGGATGTTGTGGTCGCCGATTCGAACAAGGGGCAATGGTCGACGATGTCTCCATTGATCATCGGCAATCATGTGATCGTAGGCGCTTCAGGTGACTTCGATAACCTGCAGGGTTTCATTCGGTCGCTTGATCCAGACACGGGCGCAACCCAATGGAACTGGGTAGCGACTGATCCCGTTGGCACCAAGGGTAAAACGACCGGTGGCAACGTGTGGATGACCGGTACGTATGATCCTGATCTGCACCTGATGTACTGGGGCACAGGAAATCCAACACCAGTACTCAACGGTAAGCCACGCCCTGGCGACAACCTGTACACGTGCAGCATCGTGGCGCTTGATCCGGATACAGGAACACTGAAGTGGGCTTTCCAGCCTTCGCCGCATGACACGCATGATTGGGATGCGGTCGAGATTCCCGTTCTTGCCGATGTGGACTTCAAGGGACAGAAGCGCAAGGTGCTGATGCAGGCATCACGCAACGGCTACTTCTTTGTGATTGATCGCACGAATGGCAAGTCGCTGGTGACGACCACCTTTGGTCCAGTGAACTGGTCCAAAGGCGTCGATGAGCGTGGCGAACCCATTCCTGATCCCGAGAAGGAACCGACTCCGGATGGACGCCTGATTGCACCCGATGAAGGCGGCATGACGAACTTCCGTTCGCCAAGCTTCGATCCCAAGACTGGCTTGTTCATTGTGAGCGCGTCGCCGAGTTACAGCGTGTACTTCAGCAAACCAGCAGACGGAGCCTACGGTTGGGCAGGCGCTGATTACGGTGTGTGGAGCAAAGGTGTCCTGGAAGCCATCGACTATCGAACCGGCAAGATTCGTTGGTCGCATGAGCTTGGCCGTCGCGCTGGTTCCGGCGTGATGACAACCGATGGTGGATTGACCTTCAGCGGCGATGCAGACGGCAACTTCCTTGGCCTGGATACGGCCACGGGCAAGACGCTGTGGCATTCCGGTACGGGTGGCAACATCTCGTCCACGCCGATCAGCTATGAACTGGATGGCAAGCAAGTTGTGCTGATGAGCAGTGGCGGTGTGATGTATGCATGGATGCTGCCCGGTTCTCCAGCAGCAAAAGCGACAAGCACGAAGAAGGCAGCGAAATAA
- a CDS encoding sugar phosphate isomerase/epimerase family protein — MKTIKGPAIFLAQFAGDEAPFNNLNEIAQWAASLGYKGVQIPSWDGRLFDLKKAAESKTYCDEVLGTLASHGVALTELSTHLQGQLVAVHPAYDLLFDSFAPAEVHNNPKARTEWAVQQLTYAAKASANLGLKAHATFSGALAWPYLYPWPQRPVGLVETAFGELAKRWTPILNTFDENGIDLCYEIHPGEDLHDGASFEMFLEAVKNHPRCNLLFDPSHFVLQQLDYLEYIDLYHERIRMFHVKDAEFRPSGRQGVYGGFQSWANRAGRFRSLGDGQVDFGAIFSKLTQYGFDGWAVLEWECCIKDSSQGAREGAPFIAKHIIKAVDKAFDDFAGAETDDNMLRKLLGL, encoded by the coding sequence ATGAAGACGATCAAGGGGCCAGCCATCTTTCTGGCGCAGTTTGCGGGCGATGAAGCGCCCTTCAACAACCTGAACGAGATTGCACAGTGGGCCGCATCACTCGGCTACAAGGGCGTACAGATCCCGAGTTGGGATGGACGCCTGTTTGATCTGAAGAAGGCAGCGGAGAGCAAGACCTACTGCGACGAGGTGCTGGGCACACTCGCATCGCATGGAGTTGCGCTTACCGAGCTGTCCACGCACCTCCAAGGACAGCTTGTTGCCGTGCATCCGGCTTACGATCTGCTCTTTGACAGTTTCGCCCCGGCGGAAGTTCATAACAATCCCAAAGCCCGCACAGAATGGGCTGTACAGCAGCTCACATATGCCGCGAAGGCTTCAGCAAATCTTGGCCTGAAAGCACACGCGACCTTCTCCGGCGCACTCGCATGGCCCTATCTCTACCCATGGCCGCAGCGTCCTGTGGGCCTCGTTGAAACAGCATTCGGTGAACTAGCCAAACGCTGGACGCCGATCCTGAACACCTTTGATGAAAACGGCATCGATCTCTGCTACGAGATTCATCCCGGTGAAGATCTGCATGATGGCGCGTCTTTCGAGATGTTCCTGGAAGCAGTTAAGAATCATCCGCGCTGCAACCTGCTGTTTGATCCGAGCCACTTCGTGCTGCAACAGTTGGATTACCTGGAATACATCGACCTGTATCACGAGCGCATCCGCATGTTCCATGTGAAGGATGCGGAGTTCCGCCCATCAGGGCGTCAAGGTGTATACGGTGGATTCCAGTCGTGGGCAAACCGCGCAGGACGCTTCCGTTCGCTTGGCGATGGACAGGTGGACTTTGGCGCCATCTTCTCGAAGCTGACACAGTATGGTTTCGATGGTTGGGCAGTCCTGGAGTGGGAGTGCTGCATTAAGGATTCCTCACAGGGCGCGCGCGAAGGTGCTCCGTTCATCGCGAAGCACATCATTAAGGCCGTCGATAAGGCATTCGACGACTTCGCTGGTGCTGAAACTGACGACAACATGCTGCGCAAGCTGCTGGGACTGTAA
- a CDS encoding Gfo/Idh/MocA family protein, with protein MAKLQRRLRLGMVGGGPGAFIGAVHRMAARLDDRFELVAAALSSDPEKSKSFAKEIHVPRAYGSYQEMAEAEAKHPEPIDVVAIVTPNSTHYPVAKAFLTAGIPVMCDKPMTMTVDEAEDLASIVQKTGLTFGLTHTYSGYPMVRQMREMILDGALGKIRMINVAYVQGWLSTPVEQTGAKQAEWRTDPTKSGKGGALGDIATHAYHIALFTTGLKAESIAADVTTFVPGRRLDDNVQAMIRFEGGAKASLIASQIAAGIENDLTLRIHGELGSFEWHQENPNYLIHSPLNDAPRTITRGGPTAGPWAVFSTRVPSGHPEGYLEAFGQLYKDLAELLEAKLEGREPNPISTLLPDVQDGVRGMRFIDAVLASSENGSAWTKL; from the coding sequence ATGGCAAAGCTGCAACGACGTCTTCGCCTGGGTATGGTGGGTGGTGGTCCCGGAGCCTTCATTGGCGCGGTTCACCGCATGGCGGCACGCCTTGACGACCGCTTTGAACTGGTGGCTGCGGCCCTTTCCTCTGATCCGGAAAAGTCAAAGAGTTTCGCGAAAGAAATCCACGTTCCTCGCGCCTACGGAAGCTATCAGGAGATGGCCGAGGCGGAAGCAAAGCACCCAGAACCCATCGACGTAGTCGCCATTGTTACGCCGAACAGCACGCACTATCCCGTCGCAAAGGCCTTTCTCACTGCGGGCATTCCCGTGATGTGCGACAAGCCCATGACGATGACCGTGGATGAAGCTGAGGACCTGGCTTCGATCGTGCAGAAGACTGGCTTGACCTTCGGTCTGACGCATACGTACTCCGGTTATCCCATGGTTCGCCAGATGCGCGAAATGATTCTGGACGGCGCATTGGGTAAGATTCGCATGATCAATGTCGCCTATGTGCAGGGCTGGCTCTCCACTCCCGTAGAGCAAACTGGCGCGAAGCAGGCCGAATGGCGCACCGATCCCACCAAGAGCGGTAAGGGCGGCGCGTTGGGGGATATTGCCACTCATGCTTACCACATCGCCCTTTTCACCACGGGCCTCAAAGCGGAATCCATCGCTGCTGACGTGACTACATTCGTTCCGGGCCGTCGCCTCGACGACAACGTACAGGCCATGATCCGTTTTGAAGGTGGAGCGAAGGCTTCCCTGATTGCATCGCAGATTGCCGCTGGCATCGAGAACGACCTCACGCTTCGCATCCACGGTGAACTTGGCAGCTTTGAGTGGCATCAGGAAAACCCGAACTATCTCATCCACTCACCACTGAACGATGCGCCGCGCACCATTACGCGTGGTGGCCCGACCGCCGGACCTTGGGCCGTTTTTAGCACGCGTGTTCCCTCTGGTCATCCAGAAGGCTATCTGGAGGCATTTGGCCAGCTCTACAAAGATTTGGCTGAACTGTTGGAAGCAAAGCTGGAAGGCCGTGAACCGAATC
- a CDS encoding ThuA domain-containing protein encodes MKKFGMAIMAGVLCAGQAWAAQHIRVLIVDGESAAPYHNWAAITPVLKKELDEVGIFDTEVLTAPPKGADFSSFHPDWKKYGVIVLNYDAPDERWPDDVKASFEQYMKDGGGLVTIHAADNAFPHWKAYNQMIGIGGWRGRKEDAGSHWVWKDGKMVPLEDTGHNAMHGLRKPFLVTVRDTKNPVMRGLPTTWMHMGDELYGYLRGPGGMTVLATAYSDPANHGTGDDEPMVMTSTFGKGRTFHTAWGHDVYAQSSTDSVVLFQRGVEWAATGKVTQAVPATFPTANTVSFRADLAAMDPNAAKGANPLDMTMPTRPMGPRPAGAPGAIAPGTPTQAPPQR; translated from the coding sequence ATGAAGAAGTTCGGAATGGCAATCATGGCTGGCGTGTTGTGCGCTGGGCAGGCATGGGCAGCACAGCACATCCGCGTTCTCATTGTGGATGGTGAAAGCGCCGCTCCGTATCACAATTGGGCCGCCATTACGCCCGTTCTGAAGAAGGAACTCGACGAGGTTGGCATCTTCGACACGGAAGTGCTCACTGCCCCACCGAAGGGTGCTGACTTCAGCAGCTTTCATCCGGACTGGAAGAAGTATGGCGTCATTGTGCTGAACTACGACGCTCCAGACGAGCGCTGGCCAGATGATGTTAAGGCTAGTTTCGAGCAATACATGAAGGACGGTGGCGGCCTCGTCACCATTCACGCGGCGGACAATGCCTTTCCTCATTGGAAAGCCTACAACCAGATGATTGGCATAGGTGGTTGGCGCGGACGCAAGGAAGATGCTGGTTCGCATTGGGTGTGGAAGGACGGCAAGATGGTGCCGCTGGAAGACACTGGCCACAACGCCATGCATGGCCTACGCAAGCCGTTTCTCGTAACGGTTCGCGACACAAAGAACCCCGTTATGCGCGGCTTGCCGACAACGTGGATGCATATGGGCGATGAATTGTATGGCTATCTACGCGGCCCCGGCGGCATGACCGTGCTGGCCACGGCTTATTCAGATCCCGCGAACCATGGCACCGGCGACGACGAACCAATGGTAATGACCTCAACCTTTGGCAAGGGACGCACCTTCCACACGGCATGGGGACATGACGTGTATGCGCAAAGCTCCACGGATTCCGTCGTTCTCTTCCAGCGTGGCGTGGAGTGGGCCGCCACCGGCAAGGTGACACAGGCTGTGCCAGCGACGTTCCCCACGGCAAATACGGTGAGCTTCCGAGCCGATCTGGCCGCGATGGATCCGAATGCTGCAAAGGGCGCAAATCCGCTGGATATGACCATGCCAACGCGCCCCATGGGACCTCGTCCGGCAGGCGCTCCTGGCGCCATTGCACCCGGCACGCCGACACAAGCACCTCCGCAACGGTAA
- a CDS encoding carboxypeptidase regulatory-like domain-containing protein codes for MKRGIIIPIVLACVSAGVARGQVTDSQSISGTVTDATGASVPGASVTVTNEATKISVTVKTNGDGLYNALNLPVGTYTISTTMDGFKKSVVTGVALDVGAKPAVPVQLQVGGVGESVEVKAESVMIQTTTAEIGGVVTSTEATQIQLNGRNYIQLITLQPGVSQTVASGFAISGTYGVNGNSQSVNGIRTDSMNFFIDGVDNKDNGGGGNNFVNISPDSLQQFRNVASAYDASYGGSSGATVSVAIKSGGQSFHGNAYEYIRNDAIQAYPFRALSSYSVAPVKAPLRYNDFGWTLGGPIYIPGHFNASKEKLFFFAGQEYKRLRTSTVQNVTVPTPAAIAAAIATGPSTATGRAIAASVLQDPSGNFRYLSLGNNDQSEWLIKIDYHMNDKNQFSGSYVHDNVKVVGNPTNFVIYDRLIPGLTSNARWIHTFNSKMVNTAVGSFSGNIINEGVNIRPNPQFGKSVQRADYGMTYATLYNASTYIPQTTISGYGNPGTTPRQFDNYQRIYALKDDLSIVVGNHSMKTGAYFWRARKNQTAPPQLNGAFTFSNLAGLVAGNFASYTEGSNIPQIQARFTQFETYFQDDWTLSRRLTLNMGLRWQYMPPISSWPNNTAFFDPNFYDPTKAATVSGSTGLITNNPSPYNGLVLPGTGFSDKAKQVVAPSVYNNPQVTALFHNLPGGIINTVYNTFAPRVGFAYDLTGKQDTVIRGGYGMSYERVEGNYIYGAASQLPFVAVANLASAGNADSLGSIGTSAAPQNIGNSGDRNLNPPRIHNFSIGVQHKLFNNTSIEMNYVGSRSTSLTWVKDLNQGAAGTEQANPGVARNALRPYKGYGEIYQYTNGSHSNYNSLQARWQTRFNKGGLVGLAFTWSQCLANGSGYNYSPQDSTSLAADYGPCNFNQPKIFVASYVYPLPFWQHEQDWYKKALGGWQVSGITRIANGLPINIIQPSGLSVAGNLVTTASVAQRPNLVPGANPYAHNGKQYLNYAAFVQPAAGTYGNVHYDGILGPLFNNWDVALQKNIPIHESIGAEFRAEMFNAPNHLSPFGVGATLGSVQPNGTYQPNYSATGTYQNSFGQITSTADPRTMEFVLRINF; via the coding sequence ATGAAGCGTGGAATCATCATTCCAATTGTTCTCGCCTGCGTTTCAGCAGGCGTAGCAAGGGGCCAAGTAACCGATAGCCAATCCATTTCCGGAACCGTGACCGATGCAACTGGCGCGTCCGTTCCAGGGGCGTCTGTCACGGTCACGAACGAAGCAACAAAAATCTCCGTCACGGTGAAGACGAACGGGGACGGCCTCTACAACGCCCTGAACCTACCTGTGGGCACATACACAATTTCCACCACAATGGATGGGTTCAAGAAATCCGTTGTTACCGGCGTGGCCCTGGACGTGGGTGCGAAGCCCGCTGTGCCGGTACAACTACAAGTCGGCGGCGTGGGCGAATCGGTTGAAGTGAAAGCCGAAAGCGTGATGATCCAGACGACCACCGCCGAAATTGGCGGCGTCGTCACAAGCACGGAAGCGACGCAGATCCAGCTCAACGGCCGTAACTATATCCAGTTGATCACCCTGCAGCCTGGTGTTTCGCAGACGGTGGCGAGTGGTTTTGCCATCTCTGGTACGTATGGCGTTAACGGCAACTCGCAATCCGTAAACGGTATCCGTACGGACTCGATGAATTTCTTCATCGACGGTGTGGACAACAAGGACAACGGCGGTGGCGGCAACAACTTCGTCAACATCTCGCCTGATTCGCTACAACAGTTCCGCAACGTGGCATCCGCGTACGACGCCAGCTATGGAGGCTCGTCGGGTGCGACTGTTTCCGTGGCCATCAAGAGCGGCGGTCAGAGCTTCCACGGTAACGCTTACGAATACATCCGTAACGATGCCATTCAGGCCTATCCCTTCCGGGCTCTGAGCTCGTACAGTGTTGCGCCGGTTAAAGCACCGCTTCGCTATAACGATTTCGGATGGACCCTAGGTGGTCCAATCTATATTCCTGGACACTTCAACGCCAGCAAGGAAAAGCTGTTCTTCTTTGCCGGACAAGAGTACAAACGGCTGCGCACCTCCACCGTGCAGAACGTAACCGTTCCAACTCCAGCCGCAATTGCAGCTGCAATTGCAACGGGGCCAAGCACCGCTACAGGGCGCGCCATCGCAGCTAGCGTTCTTCAAGATCCGAGCGGTAACTTCCGATACTTGAGTCTTGGCAATAACGATCAATCAGAATGGCTGATCAAGATCGACTACCACATGAACGACAAAAACCAATTCAGCGGTTCCTATGTTCATGACAACGTGAAGGTCGTCGGAAACCCAACCAACTTTGTCATCTACGACCGCCTGATTCCCGGCCTAACGTCCAATGCCCGTTGGATACACACATTCAATTCGAAGATGGTGAATACCGCCGTGGGCTCATTCTCCGGCAACATCATCAATGAAGGCGTTAACATTCGGCCTAATCCGCAATTTGGGAAATCGGTCCAACGCGCGGATTACGGGATGACGTATGCGACGCTCTACAACGCATCCACCTATATCCCGCAGACGACTATATCGGGCTATGGAAATCCAGGTACGACTCCACGCCAGTTCGATAACTATCAGCGCATTTATGCCCTGAAGGATGACTTATCGATCGTGGTGGGTAATCACTCCATGAAAACAGGAGCTTACTTCTGGCGTGCCCGCAAGAACCAGACTGCACCACCGCAGTTGAATGGTGCGTTCACGTTCTCAAATCTGGCCGGTCTTGTTGCCGGCAACTTTGCCAGCTACACAGAAGGCAGCAATATTCCTCAGATTCAGGCTCGTTTCACGCAGTTTGAAACGTACTTCCAAGATGACTGGACTCTTAGCCGTCGCCTGACCCTGAACATGGGCTTGCGGTGGCAGTACATGCCGCCCATCAGCAGTTGGCCGAACAACACAGCGTTCTTCGATCCGAATTTTTACGATCCGACGAAGGCAGCGACGGTTAGTGGAAGCACTGGCTTAATTACAAACAACCCTTCTCCTTACAACGGTCTGGTCCTGCCTGGAACCGGTTTCTCCGATAAGGCCAAGCAGGTCGTCGCTCCGAGCGTATACAACAACCCACAAGTGACCGCTCTGTTCCATAATCTTCCGGGCGGAATCATCAACACGGTATACAACACGTTTGCGCCGCGTGTGGGTTTTGCGTATGACTTAACCGGAAAGCAGGACACAGTCATCCGCGGCGGCTACGGCATGTCTTACGAGCGTGTCGAAGGCAACTACATCTACGGTGCCGCATCACAGTTGCCCTTCGTAGCTGTAGCCAACCTCGCCAGCGCTGGTAACGCTGACTCTCTCGGCTCTATCGGAACTTCCGCCGCGCCGCAGAACATTGGCAACTCAGGTGATCGCAACCTCAATCCGCCGCGCATCCACAACTTCAGCATAGGCGTTCAACACAAGCTATTTAACAACACGTCTATTGAGATGAACTACGTGGGTTCACGTTCCACCAGCCTAACCTGGGTGAAGGACTTGAACCAGGGTGCAGCAGGGACAGAACAGGCAAATCCTGGCGTTGCTCGTAATGCACTGCGTCCTTACAAGGGATATGGTGAAATTTACCAATACACCAACGGTTCACATTCCAACTACAACTCACTGCAAGCTCGGTGGCAGACCCGCTTTAACAAAGGCGGACTGGTCGGACTGGCGTTCACCTGGTCGCAGTGCCTCGCGAACGGATCGGGTTACAACTACTCTCCGCAAGACAGCACGAGCCTCGCGGCGGATTACGGCCCTTGCAACTTCAACCAACCCAAAATATTTGTGGCCAGCTATGTTTACCCGCTTCCCTTCTGGCAGCATGAACAGGACTGGTATAAGAAAGCGCTGGGTGGTTGGCAAGTCTCTGGCATTACTCGTATTGCTAACGGTCTTCCCATCAACATCATTCAGCCTTCAGGACTTTCGGTCGCTGGTAACCTTGTCACGACAGCAAGCGTTGCGCAACGCCCGAATCTTGTTCCTGGGGCAAACCCGTACGCGCATAATGGCAAGCAGTATCTGAACTATGCAGCGTTTGTTCAGCCCGCCGCCGGGACATATGGCAATGTGCATTACGACGGAATTCTAGGCCCATTGTTCAACAACTGGGACGTCGCTCTGCAGAAGAACATTCCCATCCATGAATCGATTGGTGCAGAGTTCCGCGCCGAGATGTTCAACGCGCCGAACCATCTTTCGCCGTTTGGCGTAGGTGCAACTCTGGGCTCCGTGCAACCGAACGGGACCTACCAACCCAACTACAGTGCCACCGGAACATACCAGAACTCCTTCGGGCAGATCACCTCAACGGCTGATCCTCGCACGATGGAATTCGTACTCCGTATCAACTTCTAG
- a CDS encoding c-type cytochrome, whose translation MNLLTKCAVSAALLTMASASLPNLTAQNANAPRPQGARPQVTVGSQGPMPVHAKFTEQQIENGGTLFLQNCAFCHGKDASGGESGPDLTRSKVVSGDKEGEGIGQVVRNGRLDKGMPRFNLGDSEILSLVAFIHSQQDKAMSQTGNRKGVEESDLHTGNAEAGKKYFETTGGCVKCHSATGDLAKVATRYSGLQLLEQMLYPKQAKATVSVKTASGQTHDGPLEYQDEFHIGMKDSFGMYHSWPASAVTFKVSNPAEQHVEIMSKYTDKDMHDVLAYIQTLK comes from the coding sequence ATGAATCTGTTGACGAAATGTGCCGTTTCAGCCGCATTGCTGACCATGGCATCTGCTTCCCTTCCCAACCTCACCGCACAGAACGCGAATGCACCACGTCCGCAGGGCGCTCGGCCACAGGTCACCGTGGGATCGCAAGGACCGATGCCGGTACATGCGAAGTTCACCGAGCAGCAGATTGAAAACGGTGGAACGCTGTTCCTGCAGAACTGCGCCTTCTGCCACGGCAAGGATGCGAGCGGCGGCGAGAGCGGCCCGGACTTGACGCGTTCGAAGGTCGTCTCCGGTGACAAGGAGGGCGAAGGCATTGGCCAGGTAGTGCGCAATGGGCGGCTCGACAAGGGCATGCCGCGCTTCAATCTTGGCGACTCCGAGATTCTTAGCCTCGTTGCCTTCATTCACTCGCAGCAGGACAAGGCGATGTCGCAGACCGGCAACCGCAAAGGTGTGGAGGAGAGCGACCTGCACACCGGCAATGCTGAGGCAGGCAAGAAGTACTTCGAAACTACCGGCGGCTGCGTAAAGTGCCATTCAGCAACCGGCGATCTTGCCAAGGTGGCCACGCGCTATAGCGGACTGCAATTGTTGGAACAGATGCTGTATCCGAAGCAGGCGAAGGCCACCGTATCCGTAAAGACGGCGAGCGGCCAGACACACGACGGCCCGCTGGAGTATCAGGACGAATTTCATATCGGCATGAAGGACAGCTTCGGCATGTATCACTCCTGGCCTGCCTCTGCGGTGACGTTTAAGGTCAGCAATCCCGCAGAGCAACATGTGGAGATCATGAGCAAGTACACCGATAAGGACATGCACGACGTCCTCGCCTACATCCAGACTTTGAAGTAA